The DNA region TGGCGCAGCGCCTGCTGGAGCAGTATGGTCTGCGCTACGCCGAAGGCTACGGTCTGACCGAGACGGCTGCGCCGTCGCATTCCAATCCGCCGGAGCATCCCAAGCAGCAGTGCCTGGGCATTCCCTTCATGAGCACCGATGCACGGGTGGTGGACCCGGACACGCTGCAGGAAGTGCCCGTGGGCGAGCAGGGTGAGATCGTGATGCACGGCCCCGAGGTCTTCGACGGCTACTGGAAGCGGCCGGACGCCACGGCCGCCGCGTTCTTCGAGCTGGAGGGCAAGCGCTTCTTCCGGTCCGGTGACCTGGGGCGCATGGATGAGGAGGGCTACTTCTTCCTGACTGACCGCCTCAAGCGCATGATCAATGCCAGTGGCTTCAAGGTCTGGCCCGCGGAGGTGGAAGCGCTGATGTTCCGCCACCCCGCCATCCAGGAGGCCTGCGTCATCTCGGCCAAGGACAGCTACCGGGGCGAAACGGTCAAGGCCGTGGTGGTGCTGCGGCAGGAGCACCGGGGCCAGGTGACGGAGGAAGACATCATCGCCTGGTGCCGCGACAACATGGCGGTCTACAAGGTGCCGCGCATCGTGCAGCTCGCCGATGCCCTGCCCAAGAGCGGAAGCGGCAAGGTGATGTGGCGGGCCTTGCAGGAGGCCGAGCACGCGCAGCGCTGAGCGGGGTACCAGCGCGCTGCGGCGCGCCGCCCGGTTTACGGGGTGGCGCCCGCCGTGTGGCCGGCCATCAGCTCGGCCAGGTCGCGCTCCAGCAGGGCGGCGTCGCCCAGTTGCAGCTCGATGATGCGCCGCAGGTGCGTGACGCTGTCCAGGTCGATGGTGCTGCATTGCAGGCCTGCGAGGTCGCCGTCCAGATGGGCAATATGGGCGGCCATGGACAGTTGCTCCTGCGCGGGCAGCAGCGGCACCACCAGCTGGCAGGACACGCCGGGGCCGGCCAGGGCGTGTGCCTGGGGCGGCAGCCGCAGCAGCGCACCCTTGAGCGACAGGTCCAGGACCTGCGCGTCGAAGGTTTCCGGGCCGATCGTGACCTGGGCGGGGGCGTCGAAACCGACGCGGACGAAGTGGCGGCGCTCGTGGACCATGCAGATGTCTCCAGGGTGGGGCGATAGGGATGCTAGCGCATGCACTCCCCGGTGGCCGGCCGGGGCGGTGCCGTACCCGCGCGGCCGGCGCGCTGCGGGTTAAGCTCGGCAGCCATGGCGCACGTCACCTTCGCCCCTCCTTTCACCGATCCAGGGCAGATCGCATCCCATTTGCGCAGCCAGGGCTACGCCGTCGTCCGGCCTGCCGATGTGGCCGCCTGGGCCGGCTGTACCCTGGAGGCCCTGCAGGCGCTGTCGCCCGACTGGCAGGATCTGCCGCCGGATGAATTCCTGAAGGACGGCGGACGCTATCGCCGGCGGCGCCATTCCTGCTTCGTGGCCGATGGCGGCCAATTGCAGCAAGTGCCTCACCGTGCCCACTGGCAGCCCGTGGAGTACAACGCCCTGCATGGCGGCATGCAGCGCTGGTTCGCTCCCATGGACGACGCGACCGTGTCCCAACCCGTGTGGGCTCAACTGATGCTGGCGCTGTCCGGAGTGGCCCAGGCCGCGCTGGCCACGCAGCCGCAACGCTGGTTCATCGAGGCGCACCAGTTCCGCATCGACACCTCGGACGGCATCGGCCGGCCCACGCCCGAGGGCGCGCACCGCGACGGCGTGGACCTGGTGGCCGTGTTCCTGGTGGCCCGCAACGGCGTCAAGGGCGGCGAGACGCGCATCTTCGAAGCCAACGGGCCCAGCGGCCAGCGCTTCACGCTGAACGAGCCGTGGTCGCTGCTGCTGCTGGACGACGCCCGCATGATCCATGAGACCACGCCCATCCAGCCCTTGGTGGAGGGAGGATGGCGCGATACGCTGGTGGTCACCTGCCGCCGCGGAGGCTTCCAGGACGCCGTCGGCAATCCCTCATGATTTGACGGGAATCAAGGCTGCGCGGGCTTTCCGGCGCCACACTGGTTTCGTCTCGACCGGTCCTCGGACCGTCTTCCATCAACCCAAGGAGAAAACACCCATGTTCAAGCACATTCTGATTCCCGTGGATGGTTCGCCCACCTCGATGCTGGCGGTGGGCAAGGCCGCTGCCCTGGCCAAGACCTTCGGCTCCTCGGTGACCGCGCTCTACGTGGTGGACCCGTATCCCTTCACCGGCGTCGGGGCGGACTTCGCCTACGGCCAGGCGCAGTACCTGAGCGCCGCCACGGCCGAAGCCAACGCCGCGCTGGACGCCGCCAAGAAGGCCATCGAGGACGCCGGCGTGCCCGTGACCACCGTGGTGGGCGAAGGCCATGCCGTGCACGACGGCATCGTGCGTGCGGTCGAATCCACCGGCGCCGACCTGATCGTGATGGGCTCGCACGGCCGCCGCGGACTGGAAAAGCTGGTGCTGGGCAGCGTCACGCAGCGCGTGCTGGGCGTGGCCCACGTGCCGGTGCTGGTGGTGCGCGACTGACGCGGTTCTACCGCCCAAAGAAAAAAGGCTCCCTCGGGAGCCTTTTTTCTTTGGAGCGGCGCTGCACCGGCGCCGCGTGAGATCACTCGATCCGGGCGCCCGAGGCTTCGACGATGCCCTTCCACTTCGCATAGTCGTTCTTGAACATGGTGCCGAACTGGGCTGTGCCCATGGCTTCGGGCTCGGCGCCCTGGCCCAGGATGGCGGCCTGTACGTCGGGCTGGGCGAGCAGCTTGTTCACCTCGGCGTGGATCGCGTCCACCACCGGCTTGGGCGTGCCGGCCGGCGCGAACAGGCCGTACCAGGTGCTCACGTCGAAGCCCTTGTAGCCCGAGTCGGCCACGGTCGGCACATCGGGCAGGGACGAACTGCGCTTGGCCGAGGTGACGGCCAGCGGGCGCAGCTTGCCGGCCTTGATCTGGCCCATCGCGGAGGGCAGGGAGGACACCAGCAGGTCCACGTTGCCGGCCAGCGCGTCCATGAGCGCGGGGTTGGAGCCCTTGTACGGTACGTGCACCAGTTTCACGCCGGCGGCCTTCTCGAACAGGTCGCCCGCGAGGTGGATGGAGGTGCCATTGCCGGGCGAGCCGTAGGTGATGGTGCCGGGCGCGGCCTTGGCGGCGGCGACCACATCGGCCAGGCTCTTGAACTTGGAGTTGGCGCTGGTGGCGATCACCACCGGCGTGTAGGCCACGTGGGCGATGGGCGTCAGGTCCTTGGTCGGGTCCCAGGGCAGGTTCTTGTACAGCCAGGGGCCGATGACCAGGTTGTCCTTCTGACCCATCACGATGTCGTAGCCGGTGGGCGCCATCTTGGTCGCCTCGGTGATGCCCAGCGTGCCGCCGGCGCCGGGCTTGTTGTCGGCCACCACCGTCCACTTGGCGGATTCGCCCAGCTTGGTGGCCACCAGGCGGGCCAGGATGTCGGTGCCGCCGCCGGGCGGGAACGGAACGATCATGCGCACCGGCTTGTTCGGATAGGCGGGCGCTGCCGTCTGGGCATGCGCTGCGGCGCCCAGGCCCAGGGCCAGCGCGGTACAGGAAATCAGGGTGCGGATCATGGGAACGTGTCTCCGTGGTTTTCAGCGAAATGGTTCGGGAGCGAGTGTGCCGTGCCCCATGGCGCGGCGCTATTGGGGCCTGTGCCGATGGGGCGGATGCATCGGCCTGCCTGCGGGGCACCGGGCCTTCTCACTTGGCGATGGCCGGCATCGTCAGCGCTGTGCGGCGAGGGGCTGCGGCAGGGTGCTTTCCTTAGCGCTTCAAGTGTTTCAAGTAAAAATGGCCGCAAACGCTTATGGAATAAGCGCAAGCAGCTATCAAATTAGTAGTAATCAGGCTTCCCGCACATCGGCCACAGGGTTCGTGCCGAAGTCCGCGCGCTCCAGCCAGGCGAGGACGCGGGCGGCCGCGTCGGCGGGAGAAGTGAGCATGCCACCCGTCTTGAGGTTGGCGAAGTTCTGCACATCCGGGAAGCGGGCCGGGTCGGCGCCGCGCAGCTGGACCTGCATGTCGGTGTCGATCACACCGGGAGCCAGCGAGCATACCTTGGCGCCGTGCGGCTTGGCCGCTTCGTCCAGCGCCACGCAGCGGGTGAAATGGTCCATGCCGGCCTTGGCGGCGCAATAGGCAGCCTGCGAGGCCATCGCCCGGCGGCCCAGGCCGGACGAGATGTTGAGCACCTTGCGCGGCACGGCGTGCCAGCCCTCCGTGGCGCCCAGGAAGGCGCCCGTGAGCTGCATGGGGGCCTCCAGCCCCACGCGCAGCGCGCGGCCCAGGTCGGCCGGATCGCTGTCCGACAGCGGTGCGATCGGGGGGATGACGCCGGCGTTGTTGATCAGCGTGGCGCTGGCGACGCCGCCGGCGGGCAGCGCCGCCAGCCATACCCGCAGCCGTTCCGCGGCCGCCACGCCGTCGGCCAGATCCTGTTGCCACTGCTCCAGCGCGGCGCCACGCTCGGCCGCCAGGGCGTCCAGCGTGTCGGCGGTGCTGCGGGAGATGGCCAGCAGGCGATGCCCGGGCTGGAGCAGTTGCCGGGCCATGGCCAGGCCCATGCCGCGCGAGGCGCCGGTGAGGATGAAGAGGTGCTGTGGGGTGGATGCGGTCATGCGGCAATGGTAGCGGCGGGCCGGGGAGGGCCGGGGAGATCTGCGACGGGCGGCTGCCCGGAGGCGATGGCTCGGGCTTTCTAGAATCGGGCATGGCTTCTTCCGTGAACAGCGACGACGACCCGACGACCCCGCAGGGTGTGCCTCCGCCCGCACCGGTGCCGGCTGCCGCGCCGCCGCGCCGCCGCGGCAGCGGCCACGTGACGATCCGCGACGTGGCCCAACTGGCAGGCGTGGCGCCGATGACCGTCTCGCGGGCATTGAGCAACCCGCAGCAGGTCTCCGAAGCCGTGCGCGAGCGCGTGCGCGCGGCCGTCGCCAGCAGCGGCTACGTGCCCAACCTGATCGCCGGCGCACTGTCTTCTGGACACAGCCGCCTCGTCGCGGCACTGGTGCCCACCATTTCCACGCTCACGCTGCATCCCTTGTTGGAGGCGCTGGGCCGCACCCTGGAGCCCAGCGGCTGCCAGCTGCTGCTGGGCCAGACTGGCTACGACAACGCGCGGCTGGACGGCATCCTGGAGACGGTGCTGGGCCGGAGGCCTGCCGGCATCGTCATCACCGGCACGCTGGAGTCCGCCACCTGGCGCCAGCGGCTGCGGGCCAGCGGCGTGCCGGTGGTGGAAACCTGGGACCTGGTGGACGACCCCATCGACATGCTGGTGGGCTTCTCCCACGCCGACATGGCGGGTGCCGTGGTGCGGTTTCTGCACGCGGGCGGACGCCGCCGGCTGGCGTTCTTCGGCGCGGACGATGCGCGCTCCCGCGCCCGGGCCCACGCGTTCCAGGGGGCTGCGCTGGCCCTCGGCATGCCGGCGCCGCTGCTGCATGCGGCGCCCGCGCCGGCCACGCTGCGCAGCGGCCGTGACGCGCTGTCGCAACTGATGGCGGGTGCCAGCGACGGGCCGCCGGTGGACGGGGTGTTCTGCAACTCCGACCTGATGGCCATGGGCGTGCTGATCGAGGCCCAGCAGCGCGGCGTGGCCGTGCCAGGACAGCTGGCGGTGGTGGGATGCGGCGATCTGCCGTTCTCTGCCGACTTTGAACCCGCGCTGACCACGGTGCACCTGGACGGCGCGGCGATCGGCACCCGGGCGGGCGAGTTGCTGCTGGAGCGCCTGCAGGGCGGCGCGGCCCCGGCGGGCGCGACCGACCTGGGTTTCTCGATCCGGCAGCGGGCGACGGCCTGAGCTGCGGAACGGGCGCGTTCCTTTCCGCGCGTCTTCTGGAAAACCAGTACGTCGGCCCCCTTGTGTTGGCAAATGATACCGGTACCATTTGCGCACAACGACACTCCAGGAGACAGACATGGCCGTAGCCTTTTCCCGCCGCAAGGTGCTGCAGGCGCTGGGCGCCGCAGCGGTGCTTCCCGCCGCGGCGTACGCGCAGGACTGGCCCCAGCGGCCCCTAAAGATCGTGGTGCCGGTGGCCGCCGGCGGCGCGAGCGACCGTTTGGCGCGCCTGCTGGCAACCGGCCTGGCCCGGGAACTGGGCCAGCCGGTGGTGGTGGAAAACCGCGGCGGCGCGGGCGGCACGCTGGGCGCGGCAGCCGTGGCCAAGGCCCCGGCGGATGGCTACACGCTGCTCTTCACGGGGGCCTTCAATACGATCAACCCGTACCTGTACGCCAAGCTGCCGTACGACTACGTGAACGACTTCGTGCACGTGGCGCCCATGACGCAGGGCCCGAACGTGCTGGTGGTGCGCCCGGATTTTCCGGCCACTACGCTGGCGGAATTCGTCGCCCAGGCGAAGGCGCAGCCGGGCCGGGTGGACTTCGCCAGCGGCGGCAACGGCACCTCGGGCCACCTGGCGATGGAGGTCTTTCAGCGCGCGGCCGGCATCCAGCTCAACCACATCGCCTACAAGGGCGCAGCGCCCGCGCTGCAGGACGTGCTGGGCGGCACCGTGCGCGTGATGGCCCTCAACCAGGACACGGCGCTGCCGCACCTGAAGGGCGGGCGGCTGCGGGCGCTCGCCGTCAGCAGCGCGCAGCGCAACCCGGCGCTGCCCGAGGTGCCGACCTTCGCCGAGGCCGGCTACCCCGACATGGTGATCACTTCCTGGGCCGGGCTGGATGCGCCGAAGGGCACGCCCCAGGCCGTCATCGACCGCCTGGCTGCGGCCTCGGCGAAAGTGGCGCGCAGCCCCGAAGTGCGCCAGCCGCTGGCCGCCGACGGCTGGATGCCCTTCGACGACACGCCGGCCGCGTTCGATGCCTTCGTGCGCCAGGAGGCGCAGCGCTGGGGCCGCGTCATCCAGGCGGCGCAGATCCGCATCGAGTGAGCCGCGCGCTGCCGTCCTTCCTCTTCCTTCCGACTTCATTCCCCCCTTGCATGTCCGCTGCTGCTTCTTCGCCTGAACACCGTCTGCGCCTGGGCGCACTGCGCCTCACCTCGGGCGCCGAACTGGCCGACGCCGAGGTGGCCTATGCCACCTATGGCCGGCTTGCGCCCGACGGCGGCAACGCCATCCTGGTCACCCACGGCTACACCGCCAGCCACCAGATGTTGGCGCACGGCGCCGGCGTGGCCGAGGGATCGTGGGCGTCGTTGATCGGACCGGGGCGGGTGCTGGACACGCAGCGCTACTTCATCGTGTGCAGCAACATGCTGGGCTCTTGCTATGGCACCACCGGTCCGGCCAGCACCGATCCCCGCACCGGACGGCCCTACGGCGCGGCGTTTCCGGACATCACGCTGCAGGACATCGTGGCGGTGCAGCACCGGCTGCTCGCGCACCTGGGCGTGCGGCGGCTGCGGGCCATCGTCGGGCCGTCCTACGGAGGCTTCCAGGCGCTGCAGTGGGCGCTGGACCATCCGGAGATGGTGGAGTCGGTCGCTGCGGTCGTCTCGGCCCCGTACCTGCCGGCCAGCCCGCACATGCACCTGCCCACGCTGATGGCTGCGCTGGCTGCCGACCCGGGCTGGAACGGCGGCGACTACTACGCCGTACCGGGTGGGGTGCAGGCCACGCTGCGGCGGCTGCGCTGGGACACGCTGCGCGCCTATGGCATGGACGAAGTGCTGCGCGCCCAGGGCCTGGACGCCACCGTGCGCGACCGCCGCATGGCCGCGATGGCCGACGCCTGGGCGGCCGAGTTCGACGCGCATGCGCTCATCGTGCTGCTCAAGGCTGCGCTGGCCTTCGACGTGCGGTCGCAGCTGCCGCGCCTGCGTTGCCCGGTGCTGCATGTGACGGCCAGCACGGACCTGCTGTTTCCTCCCGCCGAAGTGCGGGACAGCCTGGCCGGCGTGGGCGGCGCGGGCGCGGTCCAGTATCTGGAGATGCCGACGCTGTTCGGCCACCAGGCCTCGGGCCCGGCGCATGCGCTGTGGGCCCCGGCGCTGCAGACCCTGCTGGCCGGCGGCCTCACGACCGCACCTGCGGCGTGATCAGAACGGCGCTGGTGCGCTGAACTGCAGTGCCTCGCCCGTGCGGGGATGGTCGAACGCCAGCCGCGTGGCATGCAGCAGCAGGCGCGGCGCGCGGGCCTGCACGGCCGCGTCGGCATAGAGCGCATCGCCCAGGATCGGATGGCCGAGCGCCGCCAGGTGCACGCGCAGCTGGTGCGTGCGGCCCGTGACGGGTTGCAGCTCCACGCGCGTGGTGGGGCTGCCACTGCCATCGGTTCCAACGGCCAGCACCCGCCACTCCGTCACGCTGGGCTTGCCGTGTTCGGCATCGATGATGCGCAGCGGCCGGCGCTCCCAGTCGGCGGCGATCGGCAGGTCGATCACGCCCCAGCCGCCTGTGCCCACACCGTCGGCGGGCGGCGCCAGGGTGCCCGCCACCACGGCCTGGTAGCGCTTGTGCACCTGGCGCTGGGCGAAGGCGTGGCCCAGGCTGCGCTGCACGGCCGGCGAGCGGGCCATGAGCACCAGGCCCGAGGTGGCCTGGTCCAGCCGGTGCACGATGAGGGCATCGGGCCACTGCTGCTGCGCCCGGGCGCTCAGGCAATCCTGCTTGTCGGGGCCGCGGCCGGGCACGCACAGCAGGCCCGAGGGCTTGTCGAGCACGAGCAGGTCGTCGTCGGCATAGACGCACGCCAGGCCCGGCGGCACGGCCGCGGCGTCAGGCAGTGCCATCGGCCGGTGTGGCGGGCGGGGCCGGCGCGTGGGCCAGCCGGTCCACCGTGGCGCACAGCTCCTCCACATCGTTGGGCTTGTGGATCAGCGCGCTTGCGCCCTCCGCGAGGGCGGCGCGCTCGATCTCCGTGGTCACGTAGCCGGAGGCCAGCGCCACGGGCAGGTCCGGACGGATCTGCTTGGCTTCGCGCACCAAGTCCACGCCGCAGTAGCCGGGCATGTTGTAGTCGGTGACGACCAGGTCGTAGGCCGCCGGCGCCTCGCGCAGGGCCGCGGCGGCGGCATGCGGGTCGGTGAAGGTGCTGACCCGGTAGCCGCGGCGCTTGAGCAGGCGCTGCACCAGGAAGACCAGAGCTTCGTCGTCGTCCACGTACATCACGTGGCGCTGGCGTTGCGGCTGCATGGCCGCGGTCAGCACGGCAGCCTCTGTGGCCGGGGCTTCCGCCACGGGCGAAGGCCCGGGGGCGGCCGGCTCTGGCGCAGCGGCCGGCTCCAGGGCCGGCGGATGCGCAGGCTCGGCAGGGAAGTACAGGGTGAACCGGCTGCCCTGGCCGGGCGCGCTGTCCACGTCCACCGCGCCACCGTGGGTGCGCATCACCCCGTGCACCACCGCCAGGCCCAGGCCGGTGCCCTGGCCCACGGGCTTGGTGGTGAAGAAGGGCTCGAAGATGCGCAGCTGCGTGGCCGCGTCGATGCCGGGGCCGTTGTCGGTCACGCTCAGCGCGACGTAGGTGCCGTGCGCCAGGCCCAGGCGGTCGCCCAGGCGGTGGTCCGGCACGAGGCAGGACGCGCCCACCAGCACCGTGCCGCGCGACTCGCCCAGCGCGTGCACGGCATTCGTGCACAGGTTGAGCAGCGCCTGCTCCACCTGCGTGGCATCGGCCAGCATCGCGGGCAGGTGCGGGTCCAGCTCCACCCGCAGCTCGACGGCGGGCGGCAGCGTCACGCGCACCAGCTGGGCGGTGTCGCGCACCACCTCGTCCACCGCCACGGCCGTGCGCTTGGGCGGCTCGTTGCGGCTGAAGGTGAGGATCTGGCGCACCAGGTCGCGCGCGCGGCGGCCGGCTTTTTCGATCTCCAGCAGGCTCTCCAGCACGGGCGAGCCGGGGCCGCAGTCGGCCTTGGCCAGGTCCACGTTGCCCAGGATGGCGCCCAGGATGTTGTTGAAGTCGTGCGCGATGCCGCCGGCCATGGTGCCCACGGCCTGCATCTTCTGCGACTCGCGCAGCTGCGCCTCCAGCTCATTGCGGTGCTGCTCGGCCTTCTTGCGGCCGGTGAGGTCGCGGGCGAAGACGGTGGTGGTCTCGCCCTCGGCATGGCGCTCGAACGACAGGCTCACCTCTACGGCCAGTTCACGGCCCGTGGCGGTGCGGGCGGTGATCTCGCCCAGCACGGCCTGCGTAGTCAGCTGCGCGAGCGCGAAGGCCTGCTCGGCGTCCGGCAGGAAGCGCTCCAGCGGGCTGCCGATGGCGTCTTCGCGCGTGCACAGGAAGAGGGCGGCAGCGGTGGGGTTGAATACGGTGATGCGGCGGTCCTGGTCCACGCAGATGATGGCGTCCAGGGCGGAATTGATGACGGCCTCCAGCCGCCGCTCGCTGGCGTGCAACTGGCCATTGCGCTCCTTGAGCGCATGGGCGCTCTGCTGCAGCGCACGGCGCTCGGCCAGCAGCGGACCCTGGTCGATCACGGCGCAGAGGAACTGCAGCAGGGGCGGGGCACCGTCCTGCGGCGTCTCGATGCGGGCGATGTGCAGGTCGCCGGTGATGCGCCCATAGGTGCCGATGCGAAAGACCACCTCGGTGGCCTCGGCCTGGCCCTCGGCCAGCGCGTTGGCGAAAGCGGCGCGCACGCGGGGCACGTGGTCGGCGGCCACGAAGGGCATCAGCGAGGTCAGCGCCCGGTCGGCCTCGGTCGGTTGAAAGGAGCGGTGGGCCATGGAGTTCGCCTGCACGACCATGTCGTGCTCGTCGAGCACCATCAGCGCCAGCGGCACGCTGGCGAACAGCGTCTCGAACCGTTCGGACGCGCTCTCGGCCGCGGCCTGGCTGTAGCGCAGCACCTTGTTCTGCGTCTCCAGCTCGGCCTGCGAGGCGCGCAGCTCGGCGATCAGCGCCTCGACCGCCTCGTTCTTGCGCGGGGCCTGCCGGCGCTCGACCACGGTGGGCGGCTTCTCCGACGGCGGCCCGCCCGCGCCGGTGCCGGCAGCCGCGTCATCGTTCGGGCTGCGCAGGAGGAAAGACAGGTCGGGAAGGGTCATGGTGGCGCTGCGCAGGCCAGGGTGCCCGCGACCGTCCGCCAGTGTACGCGGGCGGTCTGCGGGGCGCGCTGGCGCACGGGCTGGGGTACTTGGCCGAAGGTGCCGTGGTGCGCCCCGGCAGCGCCGGGCGCGGCGCCGTGGACGCTGATGCAGGGCACAACGATGCTATTAAAAGAGAAGCTAAATGCGCTGGTTCAATCAGCAATTCAATCCCATTTGACCTTGAATATCAGGCAAATCAAGCGCAAGCAGCTATCTTTTAAGTAGCGCATGGGTGCCGGCACGCGCTCAGCGCGAGACCGACAGCAGCTCGATCTCGAAATGCAGCGTGGCGTTGGGCGGAATCACACCGCCGGCGCCCCGGCTGCCATAGGCGATGCCGGGCGGGCAGATC from Paracidovorax wautersii includes:
- a CDS encoding tripartite tricarboxylate transporter substrate binding protein gives rise to the protein MIRTLISCTALALGLGAAAHAQTAAPAYPNKPVRMIVPFPPGGGTDILARLVATKLGESAKWTVVADNKPGAGGTLGITEATKMAPTGYDIVMGQKDNLVIGPWLYKNLPWDPTKDLTPIAHVAYTPVVIATSANSKFKSLADVVAAAKAAPGTITYGSPGNGTSIHLAGDLFEKAAGVKLVHVPYKGSNPALMDALAGNVDLLVSSLPSAMGQIKAGKLRPLAVTSAKRSSSLPDVPTVADSGYKGFDVSTWYGLFAPAGTPKPVVDAIHAEVNKLLAQPDVQAAILGQGAEPEAMGTAQFGTMFKNDYAKWKGIVEASGARIE
- a CDS encoding PilZ domain-containing protein, with protein sequence MVHERRHFVRVGFDAPAQVTIGPETFDAQVLDLSLKGALLRLPPQAHALAGPGVSCQLVVPLLPAQEQLSMAAHIAHLDGDLAGLQCSTIDLDSVTHLRRIIELQLGDAALLERDLAELMAGHTAGATP
- a CDS encoding RluA family pseudouridine synthase; the protein is MALPDAAAVPPGLACVYADDDLLVLDKPSGLLCVPGRGPDKQDCLSARAQQQWPDALIVHRLDQATSGLVLMARSPAVQRSLGHAFAQRQVHKRYQAVVAGTLAPPADGVGTGGWGVIDLPIAADWERRPLRIIDAEHGKPSVTEWRVLAVGTDGSGSPTTRVELQPVTGRTHQLRVHLAALGHPILGDALYADAAVQARAPRLLLHATRLAFDHPRTGEALQFSAPAPF
- a CDS encoding 2OG-Fe dioxygenase family protein: MAHVTFAPPFTDPGQIASHLRSQGYAVVRPADVAAWAGCTLEALQALSPDWQDLPPDEFLKDGGRYRRRRHSCFVADGGQLQQVPHRAHWQPVEYNALHGGMQRWFAPMDDATVSQPVWAQLMLALSGVAQAALATQPQRWFIEAHQFRIDTSDGIGRPTPEGAHRDGVDLVAVFLVARNGVKGGETRIFEANGPSGQRFTLNEPWSLLLLDDARMIHETTPIQPLVEGGWRDTLVVTCRRGGFQDAVGNPS
- a CDS encoding universal stress protein — its product is MFKHILIPVDGSPTSMLAVGKAAALAKTFGSSVTALYVVDPYPFTGVGADFAYGQAQYLSAATAEANAALDAAKKAIEDAGVPVTTVVGEGHAVHDGIVRAVESTGADLIVMGSHGRRGLEKLVLGSVTQRVLGVAHVPVLVVRD
- a CDS encoding LacI family DNA-binding transcriptional regulator, giving the protein MASSVNSDDDPTTPQGVPPPAPVPAAAPPRRRGSGHVTIRDVAQLAGVAPMTVSRALSNPQQVSEAVRERVRAAVASSGYVPNLIAGALSSGHSRLVAALVPTISTLTLHPLLEALGRTLEPSGCQLLLGQTGYDNARLDGILETVLGRRPAGIVITGTLESATWRQRLRASGVPVVETWDLVDDPIDMLVGFSHADMAGAVVRFLHAGGRRRLAFFGADDARSRARAHAFQGAALALGMPAPLLHAAPAPATLRSGRDALSQLMAGASDGPPVDGVFCNSDLMAMGVLIEAQQRGVAVPGQLAVVGCGDLPFSADFEPALTTVHLDGAAIGTRAGELLLERLQGGAAPAGATDLGFSIRQRATA
- a CDS encoding alpha/beta fold hydrolase is translated as MSAAASSPEHRLRLGALRLTSGAELADAEVAYATYGRLAPDGGNAILVTHGYTASHQMLAHGAGVAEGSWASLIGPGRVLDTQRYFIVCSNMLGSCYGTTGPASTDPRTGRPYGAAFPDITLQDIVAVQHRLLAHLGVRRLRAIVGPSYGGFQALQWALDHPEMVESVAAVVSAPYLPASPHMHLPTLMAALAADPGWNGGDYYAVPGGVQATLRRLRWDTLRAYGMDEVLRAQGLDATVRDRRMAAMADAWAAEFDAHALIVLLKAALAFDVRSQLPRLRCPVLHVTASTDLLFPPAEVRDSLAGVGGAGAVQYLEMPTLFGHQASGPAHALWAPALQTLLAGGLTTAPAA
- a CDS encoding ATP-binding protein, which encodes MTLPDLSFLLRSPNDDAAAGTGAGGPPSEKPPTVVERRQAPRKNEAVEALIAELRASQAELETQNKVLRYSQAAAESASERFETLFASVPLALMVLDEHDMVVQANSMAHRSFQPTEADRALTSLMPFVAADHVPRVRAAFANALAEGQAEATEVVFRIGTYGRITGDLHIARIETPQDGAPPLLQFLCAVIDQGPLLAERRALQQSAHALKERNGQLHASERRLEAVINSALDAIICVDQDRRITVFNPTAAALFLCTREDAIGSPLERFLPDAEQAFALAQLTTQAVLGEITARTATGRELAVEVSLSFERHAEGETTTVFARDLTGRKKAEQHRNELEAQLRESQKMQAVGTMAGGIAHDFNNILGAILGNVDLAKADCGPGSPVLESLLEIEKAGRRARDLVRQILTFSRNEPPKRTAVAVDEVVRDTAQLVRVTLPPAVELRVELDPHLPAMLADATQVEQALLNLCTNAVHALGESRGTVLVGASCLVPDHRLGDRLGLAHGTYVALSVTDNGPGIDAATQLRIFEPFFTTKPVGQGTGLGLAVVHGVMRTHGGAVDVDSAPGQGSRFTLYFPAEPAHPPALEPAAAPEPAAPGPSPVAEAPATEAAVLTAAMQPQRQRHVMYVDDDEALVFLVQRLLKRRGYRVSTFTDPHAAAAALREAPAAYDLVVTDYNMPGYCGVDLVREAKQIRPDLPVALASGYVTTEIERAALAEGASALIHKPNDVEELCATVDRLAHAPAPPATPADGTA
- a CDS encoding tripartite tricarboxylate transporter substrate binding protein; amino-acid sequence: MAVAFSRRKVLQALGAAAVLPAAAYAQDWPQRPLKIVVPVAAGGASDRLARLLATGLARELGQPVVVENRGGAGGTLGAAAVAKAPADGYTLLFTGAFNTINPYLYAKLPYDYVNDFVHVAPMTQGPNVLVVRPDFPATTLAEFVAQAKAQPGRVDFASGGNGTSGHLAMEVFQRAAGIQLNHIAYKGAAPALQDVLGGTVRVMALNQDTALPHLKGGRLRALAVSSAQRNPALPEVPTFAEAGYPDMVITSWAGLDAPKGTPQAVIDRLAAASAKVARSPEVRQPLAADGWMPFDDTPAAFDAFVRQEAQRWGRVIQAAQIRIE
- a CDS encoding SDR family NAD(P)-dependent oxidoreductase, producing MTASTPQHLFILTGASRGMGLAMARQLLQPGHRLLAISRSTADTLDALAAERGAALEQWQQDLADGVAAAERLRVWLAALPAGGVASATLINNAGVIPPIAPLSDSDPADLGRALRVGLEAPMQLTGAFLGATEGWHAVPRKVLNISSGLGRRAMASQAAYCAAKAGMDHFTRCVALDEAAKPHGAKVCSLAPGVIDTDMQVQLRGADPARFPDVQNFANLKTGGMLTSPADAAARVLAWLERADFGTNPVADVREA